The Rhododendron vialii isolate Sample 1 chromosome 1a, ASM3025357v1 region TTTAAATATATTCAGAGTGATGGAAAACACAGGACTTCAAGGTCAAATTCCGGTCAGCTTCTTCACCCTTCCTCAGTTACAGACTCTGTGAGTATCAGTTCATACATTCTTATTGCTTACCCAAACAAAAAGGGGTTTCAGTTCAATCTCATATCACAAAACGGCTACCAAAACTGTGTTTACTATATAGTATAGAAACCCaagtgattaaaaaaaaatgacttaccctcCCTTCGTTTTATGACAGTTGATTCTCTTGAAAAACTTGTTCTGGTGTGTTGTCTCAGGTTATTGAGGAACAACCAGCTTACTGGCACTTTGGATGTCGGCTCCAGCTATAGCGACCAACTTCAACTCATAGATTTGCAGAACAATATTATAGTTGACTTTAAACAGAAAAAGGGATTCAAAATTAAACTAATGTAAGCAGTAAGCTATATTATTTGACCTTTTTGCCATTTTATCACCAACAGTTTGTGGAAAAACTAATATGTACTCTACATTTTAGAAGCTTAGTGTtatatttgttttaaattttcaGCAGACTCGCGGGAAATCCAATTTGTCAGGAAATTGAAGGGACAAGCCCATACTGTGGCCTTCAAGAGACTAATTCCACATATCCAACACCAGAAAGCAATTGTATTCCTGCAACATGCATTGGATATCAACTCTCAAGCCCCAACTGTAGATGTGCGTATGCATACGTGGGTACTCTATACTTCAGAGCTCCTTCCTTTTCAGACCTTGGAAACTCAACAATCTACACATCTCTCACGGACTCCCTGATGGAGTTTTTTCACTCGCATCTACTCCCGGTAGATTCAGTTTCCCTCAGTAATCCGACTAGAAATACGGATAATTACTTTGTGTTGAGACTAGAAGTTTTTCCTCCAGCGGGTCAAGATGCTTTCAATCGAACAGGAATTTCTGGAATTGGGTTTGTGTTGAGCAACCAAACTTTCAAGCCTCCCCACAAATTCGGACCCTTTTCTTTCATTGGTGGCCCATATCCAAATTTTGAAGGTGTTACCTCAAATATGATACTCAATATGTTACCTATTCTGTTGTGTAATGTATCATTCTGagctctctttctcctctttcaTCCAAAAAGGATCCACAGGAACTCACAAGTCATCAAGTACTGCCATAATTATCGGATCGGCAGTTGGTGGTTCTGTCCTAGTGCTACTCGCCCTCCTTGCGGGAATTTACGCTTTCCGTCAAAAGAGAAGAGCTGAAACAGCTGATAAACAGAACAATCCTTTTGGTAAACTTGGAGCTAATCTTAACTAGTTATTTCCTTTAGtttgtagttttttgtttttagacaCGTATAATTTGCTTAAGTTAAATTGTATTCTTCGGTTCTACTTATTGCCTAAATGTCATTCTCATGCAGCTTCTTGGGACCCAAATAAAAACAGCGGAGATGTTCCTCAGTTAAGAGGAGCTAAGCCCTTCTCATTTGAAGAGCTTAAGAAATACACAAACAATTTTTCAGAAACCAACGATATTGGAACTGGCGGATACGGGAAGGTTAAATTTCCACATTCTTGTTACACAGAATAAGTTAGTGAAGCTCAGTAGAATCATATGGAGTGTTTTACCTCCTTAACTTTAGAGTAGGTGCATCATATATCCAGACGTTCATTGATAATCAAGTACAATCATGTACTTGGAAAGTCATTCCTGAAAATTCTGTAAACCAACTATATGTTGGATTATGTTTCAGTTCCTGATATCATCTGgaacaaaaaaattcttccatGTCATGAAATTTCTGAAGAGTAGTCCACGGTGCTGCATAGCTTCCTTATGCTCACATTTCATTTGATTTATAGGTGTACAGAGGAATTCTCCCCAATGGACAACTGGTTGCTGTCAAACGGGCTCAAACAGGATCATTGCAGGGTGGTCCCGAATTCAAGACTGAGATTGAGCTTCTATCCAGGGTACATCATAAAAACGTTGTCAGCCTCGTGGGTTTCTGTTTTGAGCATGGCGAACAGATGTTAGTGTATGAGTATATTCCAAATGGTACCCTGAAGGAGAGTCTTTCAGGTACTTTGGGCCTGTTTGGTATCatgtttgttttctgttttttctgttGTAGTTTTGACAGACTACACAGAAAACTTGAATGGTAAACAACTTCCAAAGGgagaatttttacaaaaacaaCCCATCTTTGTAGACACCAATATCACAACgattattgtttttattttcaaggAAATCAAAACAGATCCTTGAATACTCATTAATTCTTCATAATTGGAGGCCAAGAGGCCCTTGGCCCAACGGCATTGGGGGTGCACTTAAGTCCAAGGAGAAATGAGGTCAGGAGCTCATCTCCTCCTCCAAAgtgttaatctaactattctaacaatattaACTTCTagcgatcaaaaaaaaaaaatcttcataaTTAGAGACACTGATGCGTCTTGCTTTAAAGTCGGTTTGCATATGGCCACTATGGGTAATGGCAATCTTCATGTTTGTTATCACCTTGTTACGAGGTTGTTAAATTGTTATATCCACCAACTTACCCAAAAGCTCAAGCTATTAGAGAAATGCGTTATTGTAACGTCGTTTGTATCATAGAATTAGGTAGTtcttatactaaaaaaattgggtacCTTGCATGAGTTGATTGTAGCTGAACAAGCAACAAAGAAAATCACAACGATTAGAATGCAAGATTCTCCATACAATTAGCATTCACATATCTTCAATAGCAAAAAGAGGGGGGGATCCCCAGAATTTGTTAACTACACAACTAGACTATGCGATCACCTGCATTCAAGGGGATAAAAATGCATGTTACTTATGCAGGGAAGTCAGGAATCAAGTTGGATTGGATGAGGCGGCTTCGAATAGCCCTAGGAACAGCAAGAGGTTTGCAATATCTACACGAGCTTGCTAACCCTCCTATCATACATAGGGACATCAAATCGAACAATATCTTACTGGATGACCGCTTGAATGCAAAAGTTGCTGATTTTGGTCTATCCAAGCTCCTTGGTGACCCAGAAAAAGGTCATGTTACCACTCAAGTCAAGGGTACAATGGTGAGTAATTTTCTTCACAACCCTGATTTGAAAAACCAGCAGTGAAACCTCTATCTTGTATTCAAAATATAGGATAACTATGAGGATTCTGTAGTTTCTTCCTATACCTACCTATTTCCTTTTTATCATTTTTCGGTCCAGTGTTAGCCGGTTGAAGTATTGGCTCCTTTCCGGTCCACAacttaaagtaaaacaaatcaCAAGGTCTGTTGGAGATTCGTGTACGTTCCATGTAGTTTGACATTTACCCGATATGTCCAGTAATTTGAGTCCACCATGAGACTATACATGACCTTTTATACGGTTTATAATGCTCAGTGTCTTACTATAACCATAGTTTCACACTTGAAAGTAACATATGCGTATTAAGAAAGATGAGTAGTGCATGTTCTCTCTTCACCATGTGCTCTTAAGACATGGGAATCAGGAAACTCCCACACTCAGACATGTACCCGCTGTTGACACCTCCACTCAAGTCCATGTTACGCAAGGAAGCACTCATATATAATAGAAAAATTTGCACTATTCACAAATTTATGGAGCCACAAGGAAGCactcatattttctttttgtatttgatGAGAAAAATGTAATTCCTTGCGGATGATAAAGAAGGAATCCCTCTTTATATATGGAGTATGTGATACTCAACAATTTAACTAACCCTAAGTTCTTTGAAGATCCATGATATTGCTAAGGATTCTTGACTACAATTCGAGTATTTTGCTGGTGCAGGGTTATATGGATCCTGAATATTACATGACCCAACAACTGACCGAAAAGAGTGATGTCTACAGCTATGGAGTGGTAATGCTGGA contains the following coding sequences:
- the LOC131301412 gene encoding leucine-rich repeat receptor protein kinase HPCA1-like isoform X1, coding for MGSRFHVSLLVISIPILLVAAQTNQDFVALKSLKDVWDNTPPNWIGSDPCGSGWEGVRCTNFRVTAITLASMGLTGTLSGDIGSLSELRTLDLSYNTGLTGPIPASIGNLKKLTNLILVGSGFSSPIPGTIGSLQQLVILSLNSNSFSGPIPPQLGNLSNLYWLDLADNKLSGAIPVSDATTPGLDMLTKAKHFHFGKNQLSGEIPSQLFSSKMTLIHVLFENNSLSGSIPSTLGLVQTLEVLRLDRNSLTGPVPSTLNNLVNVNELFLSNNQLTGSLPNLTGMSVLNYVDMSNNTFDESDFPPWFSALQSLTTLVMENTGLQGQIPVSFFTLPQLQTLLLRNNQLTGTLDVGSSYSDQLQLIDLQNNIIVDFKQKKGFKIKLIRLAGNPICQEIEGTSPYCGLQETNSTYPTPESNCIPATCIGYQLSSPNCRCAYAYVGTLYFRAPSFSDLGNSTIYTSLTDSLMEFFHSHLLPVDSVSLSNPTRNTDNYFVLRLEVFPPAGQDAFNRTGISGIGFVLSNQTFKPPHKFGPFSFIGGPYPNFEGSTGTHKSSSTAIIIGSAVGGSVLVLLALLAGIYAFRQKRRAETADKQNNPFASWDPNKNSGDVPQLRGAKPFSFEELKKYTNNFSETNDIGTGGYGKVYRGILPNGQLVAVKRAQTGSLQGGPEFKTEIELLSRVHHKNVVSLVGFCFEHGEQMLVYEYIPNGTLKESLSGKSGIKLDWMRRLRIALGTARGLQYLHELANPPIIHRDIKSNNILLDDRLNAKVADFGLSKLLGDPEKGHVTTQVKGTMGYMDPEYYMTQQLTEKSDVYSYGVVMLELVTARQPIDKGKYIVREVRQKMDRTKVGYNLQEIIDPAILGITLGGLEKFVDLALRCVEEAGAERPTMGEVVKEIESIMQIAGLNPNADSASTSASYEGAIKGFDHPYSDESLFVYSGAFLPAKVEPQ
- the LOC131301412 gene encoding leucine-rich repeat receptor protein kinase HPCA1-like isoform X2, whose product is MGSRFHVSLLVISIPILLVAAQTNQDFVALKSLKDVWDNTPPNWIGSDPCGSGWEGVRCTNFRVTAITLASMGLTGTLSGDIGSLSELRTLDLSYNTGLTGPIPASIGNLKKLTNLILVGSGFSSPIPGTIGSLQQLVILSLNSNSFSGPIPPQLGNLSNLYWLDLADNKLSGAIPVSDATTPGLDMLTKAKHFHFGKNQLSGEIPSQLFSSKMTLIHVLFENNSLSGSIPSTLGLVQTLEVLRLDRNSLTGPVPSTLNNLVNVNELFLSNNQLTGSLPNLTGMSVLNYVDMSNNTFDESDFPPWFSALQSLTTLVMENTGLQGQIPVSFFTLPQLQTLLLRNNQLTGTLDVGSSYSDQLQLIDLQNNIIVDFKQKKGFKIKLILAGNPICQEIEGTSPYCGLQETNSTYPTPESNCIPATCIGYQLSSPNCRCAYAYVGTLYFRAPSFSDLGNSTIYTSLTDSLMEFFHSHLLPVDSVSLSNPTRNTDNYFVLRLEVFPPAGQDAFNRTGISGIGFVLSNQTFKPPHKFGPFSFIGGPYPNFEGSTGTHKSSSTAIIIGSAVGGSVLVLLALLAGIYAFRQKRRAETADKQNNPFASWDPNKNSGDVPQLRGAKPFSFEELKKYTNNFSETNDIGTGGYGKVYRGILPNGQLVAVKRAQTGSLQGGPEFKTEIELLSRVHHKNVVSLVGFCFEHGEQMLVYEYIPNGTLKESLSGKSGIKLDWMRRLRIALGTARGLQYLHELANPPIIHRDIKSNNILLDDRLNAKVADFGLSKLLGDPEKGHVTTQVKGTMGYMDPEYYMTQQLTEKSDVYSYGVVMLELVTARQPIDKGKYIVREVRQKMDRTKVGYNLQEIIDPAILGITLGGLEKFVDLALRCVEEAGAERPTMGEVVKEIESIMQIAGLNPNADSASTSASYEGAIKGFDHPYSDESLFVYSGAFLPAKVEPQ
- the LOC131301412 gene encoding leucine-rich repeat receptor protein kinase HPCA1-like isoform X4, yielding MGSRFHVSLLVISIPILLVAAQTNQDFVALKSLKDVWDNTPPNWIGSDPCGSGWEGVRCTNFRVTAITLASMGLTGTLSGDIGSLSELRTLDLSYNTGLTGPIPASIGNLKKLTNLILVGSGFSSPIPGTIGSLQQLVILSLNSNSFSGPIPPQLGNLSNLYWLDLADNKLSGAIPVSDATTPGLDMLTKAKHLLFENNSLSGSIPSTLGLVQTLEVLRLDRNSLTGPVPSTLNNLVNVNELFLSNNQLTGSLPNLTGMSVLNYVDMSNNTFDESDFPPWFSALQSLTTLVMENTGLQGQIPVSFFTLPQLQTLLLRNNQLTGTLDVGSSYSDQLQLIDLQNNIIVDFKQKKGFKIKLIRLAGNPICQEIEGTSPYCGLQETNSTYPTPESNCIPATCIGYQLSSPNCRCAYAYVGTLYFRAPSFSDLGNSTIYTSLTDSLMEFFHSHLLPVDSVSLSNPTRNTDNYFVLRLEVFPPAGQDAFNRTGISGIGFVLSNQTFKPPHKFGPFSFIGGPYPNFEGSTGTHKSSSTAIIIGSAVGGSVLVLLALLAGIYAFRQKRRAETADKQNNPFASWDPNKNSGDVPQLRGAKPFSFEELKKYTNNFSETNDIGTGGYGKVYRGILPNGQLVAVKRAQTGSLQGGPEFKTEIELLSRVHHKNVVSLVGFCFEHGEQMLVYEYIPNGTLKESLSGKSGIKLDWMRRLRIALGTARGLQYLHELANPPIIHRDIKSNNILLDDRLNAKVADFGLSKLLGDPEKGHVTTQVKGTMGYMDPEYYMTQQLTEKSDVYSYGVVMLELVTARQPIDKGKYIVREVRQKMDRTKVGYNLQEIIDPAILGITLGGLEKFVDLALRCVEEAGAERPTMGEVVKEIESIMQIAGLNPNADSASTSASYEGAIKGFDHPYSDESLFVYSGAFLPAKVEPQ
- the LOC131301412 gene encoding leucine-rich repeat receptor protein kinase HPCA1-like isoform X5; this encodes MGSRFHVSLLVISIPILLVAAQTNQDFVALKSLKDVWDNTPPNWIGSDPCGSGWEGVRCTNFRVTAITLASMGLTGTLSGDIGSLSELRTLDLSYNTGLTGPIPASIGNLKKLTNLILVGSGFSSPIPGTIGSLQQLVILSLNSNSFSGPIPPQLGNLSNLYWLDLADNKLSGAIPVSDATTPGLDMLTKAKHFHFGKNQLSGEIPSQLFSSKMTLIHVLFENNSLSGSIPSTLGLVQTLEVLRLDRNSLTGPVPSTLNNLVNVNELFLSNNQLTGSLPNLTGMSVLNYVDMSNNTFDESDFPPWFSALQSLTTLVMENTGLQGQIPVSFFTLPQLQTLLLRNNQLTGTLDVGSSYSDQLQLIDLQNNIIVDFKQKKGFKIKLIRLAGNPICQEIEGTSPYCGLQETNSTYPTPESNCIPATCIGYQLSSPNCRCAYAYVGTLYFRAPSFSDLGNSTIYTSLTDSLMEFFHSHLLPVDSVSLSNPTRNTDNYFVLRLEVFPPAGQDAFNRTGISGIGFVLSNQTFKPPHKFGPFSFIGGPYPNFEGSTGTHKSSSTAIIIGSAVGGSVLVLLALLAGIYAFRQKRRAETADKQNNPFASWDPNKNSGDVPQLRGAKPFSFEELKKYTNNFSETNDIGTGGYGKVYRGILPNGQLVAVKRAQTGSLQGGPEFKTEIELLSRVHHKNVVSLVGFCFEHGEQMLVYEYIPNGTLKESLSGLYGS
- the LOC131301412 gene encoding leucine-rich repeat receptor protein kinase HPCA1-like isoform X3; protein product: MGSRFHVSLLVISIPILLVAAQTNQDFVALKSLKDVWDNTPPNWIGSDPCGSGWEGVRCTNFRVTAITLASMGLTGTLSGDIGSLSELRTLDLSYNTGLTGPIPASIGNLKKLTNLILVGSGFSSPIPGTIGSLQQLVILSLNSNSFSGPIPPQLGNLSNLYWLDLADNKLSGAIPVSDATTPGLDMLTKAKHFHFGKNQLSGEIPSQLFSSKMTLIHVLFENNSLSGSIPSTLGLVQTLEVLRLDRNSLTGPVPSTLNNLVNVNELFLSNNQLTGSLPNLTGMSVLNYVDMSNNTFDESDFPPWFSALQSLTTLLLRNNQLTGTLDVGSSYSDQLQLIDLQNNIIVDFKQKKGFKIKLIRLAGNPICQEIEGTSPYCGLQETNSTYPTPESNCIPATCIGYQLSSPNCRCAYAYVGTLYFRAPSFSDLGNSTIYTSLTDSLMEFFHSHLLPVDSVSLSNPTRNTDNYFVLRLEVFPPAGQDAFNRTGISGIGFVLSNQTFKPPHKFGPFSFIGGPYPNFEGSTGTHKSSSTAIIIGSAVGGSVLVLLALLAGIYAFRQKRRAETADKQNNPFASWDPNKNSGDVPQLRGAKPFSFEELKKYTNNFSETNDIGTGGYGKVYRGILPNGQLVAVKRAQTGSLQGGPEFKTEIELLSRVHHKNVVSLVGFCFEHGEQMLVYEYIPNGTLKESLSGKSGIKLDWMRRLRIALGTARGLQYLHELANPPIIHRDIKSNNILLDDRLNAKVADFGLSKLLGDPEKGHVTTQVKGTMGYMDPEYYMTQQLTEKSDVYSYGVVMLELVTARQPIDKGKYIVREVRQKMDRTKVGYNLQEIIDPAILGITLGGLEKFVDLALRCVEEAGAERPTMGEVVKEIESIMQIAGLNPNADSASTSASYEGAIKGFDHPYSDESLFVYSGAFLPAKVEPQ